One Amycolatopsis thermophila DNA segment encodes these proteins:
- a CDS encoding NmrA family NAD(P)-binding protein, which produces MIVITTPTGRIGRQTLDRVLGAGAAVRLIARDPARLAPEVRDRVEIVPGSHGDREVVNQAFEGADAVLWLRPPDIRVESLESAYLDFTRRACDAIVRHGVPRVVGISSLGRGYPGDAGLVSVSLAMDDLIASTGAGYRALTMPSFMDNLLDQVPSITKEGVFFSPTPGDHKRPACATRDIAAVAARLLLDDGWSGQREVPVLGPEDLSQDEMAVIMSEVLGRPVRFQEVPLEAFKAGLLRQGWSEAMAQGMVAMMAAKNDGLDNAEPRTPESSTPTTFRRFCEDVLKPAVLAAG; this is translated from the coding sequence TTGATCGTCATCACCACTCCCACCGGCCGCATCGGCCGCCAGACCCTCGACCGCGTGCTCGGGGCCGGCGCGGCGGTCCGGTTGATCGCCCGCGACCCGGCCCGGCTGGCGCCCGAGGTGCGGGACCGGGTCGAGATCGTGCCCGGCTCGCACGGCGACCGCGAGGTCGTGAACCAGGCGTTCGAGGGCGCCGACGCCGTGTTGTGGCTGCGGCCGCCGGACATCCGCGTCGAGAGCCTGGAATCCGCCTACCTCGACTTCACCCGCCGGGCGTGCGACGCGATCGTGCGCCACGGGGTGCCGCGGGTGGTCGGGATTTCTTCGCTGGGCCGGGGATATCCCGGTGACGCCGGCCTGGTGTCGGTGTCACTGGCCATGGACGACCTGATCGCGAGCACCGGCGCGGGCTACCGGGCGCTGACGATGCCGTCGTTCATGGACAACCTGCTCGACCAGGTCCCGTCCATCACGAAGGAAGGCGTGTTCTTCTCACCCACGCCGGGCGACCACAAGCGCCCGGCGTGCGCGACGCGGGACATCGCCGCCGTCGCCGCCCGCCTGCTGCTCGACGACGGGTGGAGCGGGCAGCGGGAGGTGCCGGTGCTCGGCCCGGAGGACCTGTCCCAGGACGAGATGGCCGTGATCATGTCCGAGGTGCTGGGCCGTCCGGTGCGGTTCCAGGAGGTGCCGCTGGAGGCGTTCAAGGCCGGGCTGCTGCGGCAGGGCTGGTCCGAGGCGATGGCGCAGGGCATGGTCGCGATGATGGCGGCGAAGAACGACGGCCTCGACAACGCCGAGCCGCGCACCCCCGAGTCGTCCACGCCCACGACGTTCCGCCGGTTCTGCGAGGACGTCCTCAAGCCGGCCGTCCTGGCCGCGGGCTAG
- a CDS encoding LysR family transcriptional regulator — translation MDLDLRKLRYFAAVAEHGHFGRAAEQLHIAQPVLSRQIRALERELGCELLERTTRSVRLTAAGEQLHKDAPGVLAAAVAATRRAYGAARGADRLIVGFAPGLSISAAVREFAKARPEVEVELVRLDWFEEAEALRDGRADLGCLRRPFDDAGIRTIGVGTEPKVACLPVTHPLASRRRLKQADLEGESVLRAHSRQVRSIEEKLELVAAGRGIAMVPRSVARYYARPDLVHRPIADAEPFEVCLAVADGHRRPHTAEFLRVAERVLSARRR, via the coding sequence ATGGATCTGGACCTGCGGAAGCTGCGGTACTTCGCCGCGGTCGCCGAGCACGGGCACTTCGGGCGCGCGGCCGAGCAGCTGCACATCGCGCAACCCGTGCTGAGCCGGCAGATCCGGGCCCTGGAACGGGAACTGGGCTGTGAGCTGCTGGAACGCACCACCCGCTCGGTGCGGCTGACGGCGGCCGGCGAGCAGCTGCACAAGGACGCGCCCGGGGTGCTCGCGGCCGCCGTCGCCGCCACCCGGCGGGCGTACGGGGCGGCGCGCGGCGCGGACCGGCTCATCGTCGGTTTCGCGCCGGGGCTGAGCATTTCGGCCGCGGTGCGCGAGTTCGCGAAGGCGCGTCCCGAGGTCGAGGTCGAGCTGGTGCGCCTCGACTGGTTCGAGGAGGCCGAGGCGTTGCGGGACGGGCGCGCCGACCTCGGCTGCCTGCGCCGGCCGTTCGACGACGCGGGGATCCGGACGATCGGCGTCGGTACCGAACCGAAGGTCGCGTGCCTGCCCGTCACGCATCCGCTGGCCTCCCGGCGGCGGCTGAAGCAGGCCGACCTCGAGGGCGAGTCCGTGCTCCGGGCCCACTCGCGGCAGGTCCGGTCGATCGAGGAGAAGCTCGAGCTGGTCGCCGCGGGGCGCGGGATCGCGATGGTGCCGCGCAGCGTCGCGCGCTACTACGCGCGGCCGGACCTGGTGCACCGGCCCATCGCGGACGCCGAGCCGTTCGAGGTCTGCCTCGCCGTGGCCGACGGGCACCGCCGCCCGCACACGGCGGAGTTCCTGCGCGTCGCCGAGCGCGTGCTCAGCGCGCGGCGCCGGTAG
- a CDS encoding response regulator transcription factor, whose translation MRILVVEDEAPLADAIARGLRREGMAVDVALTGDEGHEKASITRYDVVLLDRDLPGMSGDELCRQIVSSDELTRVLMLTASGTVSDRVEGLSLGADDYLAKPFAFPELVARVRALGRRATPAAPPLLTVGDVQLDPAKRTVRRASGPIELTRKEFGVLEVLMAAKGGVVSSEELLERVWDENADPFTTTVRVTVMTLRKKLGEPGIIETVVGSGYRARDTGPAKG comes from the coding sequence GTGCGAATTCTGGTAGTCGAGGACGAGGCGCCCCTGGCCGACGCGATCGCGCGCGGCCTGCGGCGGGAGGGGATGGCGGTCGACGTCGCGCTCACCGGCGACGAGGGCCACGAGAAGGCGAGCATCACCCGCTACGACGTGGTGCTGCTGGACCGCGACCTGCCGGGCATGTCCGGCGACGAGCTGTGCCGTCAGATCGTCTCCTCCGACGAGCTGACGCGCGTGCTCATGCTCACCGCCAGCGGCACGGTCTCCGACCGGGTCGAGGGCCTGTCCCTGGGCGCCGACGACTACCTGGCCAAGCCGTTCGCCTTTCCCGAGCTGGTCGCCCGCGTCCGCGCGCTCGGCCGCCGCGCCACCCCGGCCGCGCCGCCACTGCTGACGGTCGGTGACGTGCAGCTCGACCCGGCCAAGCGCACCGTGCGGCGCGCGAGCGGGCCGATCGAGCTCACCCGCAAGGAGTTCGGCGTCCTCGAGGTGCTGATGGCCGCCAAGGGCGGGGTGGTCAGCAGCGAGGAGCTGCTGGAGCGCGTGTGGGACGAAAACGCCGACCCGTTCACCACGACCGTGCGGGTCACGGTGATGACCCTGCGCAAGAAGCTGGGCGAACCTGGGATCATCGAGACCGTGGTGGGATCCGGGTACCGGGCACGCGACACCGGCCCCGCGAAGGGGTGA
- a CDS encoding sensor histidine kinase produces MSSRSARTPVRSLRARITLLATGLAAGVSLVLLWLAWTLVGDAVAAVPQMPPGTVVRVDGVDVDATALAAHLRDHARDKMLLAGSIAFCCVVLATAILAWTFTSRVLRPLRDITGTARRLSVESLGERIGDVDARGELAELAQTFDAMLDRLQAAFEAQRHFVANASHELRTPLSVIRTELDVTLADDRADTAELRRMAEVVRDATERANQLVGSLLLLARTDGAGLAVTEPVDLAALVASAWRAVSGEADQRGLKTTFHVEPAWTTGDPALLERIAGNLLENAVRHNADGGWIEVTTQPGAQWSTLRVRSSGALVDPATVGELFEPFRRAGVARTARHGAGLGLSIVRAAVEAHDGLVSAEPVVGGGLAVTVRLPAR; encoded by the coding sequence GTGAGCTCGCGCTCGGCACGCACGCCGGTTCGCAGCCTGCGGGCGCGCATCACGCTGCTCGCCACCGGGCTGGCGGCCGGCGTGAGCCTCGTGCTGCTCTGGCTCGCCTGGACCCTGGTGGGCGACGCGGTGGCCGCCGTCCCGCAGATGCCGCCCGGCACGGTGGTGCGGGTCGACGGGGTGGACGTGGACGCCACCGCGCTCGCCGCCCACCTGCGGGACCACGCGCGCGACAAGATGCTGCTCGCCGGCAGCATCGCGTTCTGCTGCGTCGTGCTGGCCACCGCGATCCTGGCCTGGACGTTCACCTCGCGCGTGCTGCGGCCGCTGCGGGACATCACCGGCACCGCGCGGCGGCTGTCGGTCGAATCGCTGGGCGAGCGCATCGGCGACGTCGACGCCCGCGGTGAGCTGGCCGAGCTGGCCCAGACGTTCGACGCGATGCTGGACCGGTTGCAGGCGGCGTTCGAGGCGCAGCGGCACTTCGTCGCCAACGCCAGCCACGAGCTGCGCACGCCGCTGTCGGTGATCCGCACCGAGCTGGACGTCACGCTCGCCGACGACCGGGCCGACACGGCGGAGCTGCGGCGCATGGCGGAGGTGGTGCGGGACGCGACCGAGCGCGCGAACCAGCTCGTCGGGTCGCTGCTGCTGCTGGCGCGCACCGACGGCGCGGGGCTGGCGGTCACCGAGCCGGTCGACCTCGCGGCACTGGTGGCCAGCGCGTGGCGGGCGGTGTCCGGGGAGGCCGACCAGCGCGGCCTCAAGACCACGTTCCACGTCGAGCCGGCCTGGACCACCGGCGATCCCGCGCTGCTCGAACGCATCGCCGGCAACCTGCTGGAGAACGCGGTGCGGCACAACGCCGACGGCGGCTGGATCGAGGTCACCACGCAGCCCGGCGCGCAGTGGTCGACGCTGCGGGTGCGCTCCTCCGGCGCGCTGGTCGACCCGGCGACGGTGGGGGAGCTGTTCGAGCCGTTCCGCCGCGCGGGCGTGGCGCGCACGGCCCGGCACGGTGCCGGGCTCGGGTTGTCGATCGTGCGGGCCGCGGTCGAGGCGCACGACGGGCTGGTGAGCGCCGAACCGGTGGTCGGCGGCGGGCTGGCCGTCACCGTCCGGCTGCCCGCTCGCTGA
- a CDS encoding aldo/keto reductase, translated as MVPSIRLNNDVELPALGFGVYKLPDDEVEAAMRVAIEAGYRSFDTATLYGNERGVGAAVRSSGLPREELFVTTKLWNTEHGYDRALKAFDGSLRLLGLDYVDLYLIHWPVPSQDRYVETWRALEKILADGKARAIGVSNFQIPHLERLMDETEVVPAVNQVELHPGLQQAALRAFHEQHGIVTEAWSPLARGRRLDSEVVRTVARKHGKTPAQVVLRWHIEMGHMIIPKSATPSRIRENIDIFDFELDAHDIAGFATLEAGDRLGPHPDA; from the coding sequence ATGGTGCCTTCGATCCGGTTGAACAACGACGTCGAGCTGCCCGCACTCGGGTTCGGGGTCTACAAGCTGCCCGACGACGAGGTCGAGGCGGCGATGCGCGTCGCGATCGAGGCCGGCTACCGCAGCTTCGACACGGCGACGTTGTACGGCAACGAGCGCGGGGTGGGCGCGGCCGTCCGCTCGTCCGGGCTGCCGCGCGAGGAGCTGTTCGTCACCACCAAGCTGTGGAACACCGAGCACGGCTACGACCGGGCGCTCAAGGCGTTCGACGGGAGCCTGCGGCTGCTCGGGCTCGACTACGTCGACCTGTACCTGATCCACTGGCCGGTACCCAGCCAGGACCGCTACGTCGAGACGTGGCGCGCGCTGGAGAAGATCCTCGCCGACGGGAAGGCCCGCGCGATCGGCGTGTCGAACTTCCAGATCCCGCACCTGGAGCGGCTGATGGACGAGACCGAGGTCGTGCCCGCGGTCAACCAGGTCGAACTGCACCCCGGCCTGCAGCAGGCGGCCCTGCGCGCCTTCCACGAGCAGCACGGCATCGTCACCGAGGCGTGGAGCCCGCTGGCACGGGGACGCCGGCTCGACAGCGAGGTCGTGCGGACGGTCGCCCGCAAGCACGGCAAGACCCCGGCCCAGGTGGTGCTGCGGTGGCACATCGAGATGGGCCACATGATCATCCCGAAGTCGGCGACGCCGAGCCGCATCCGGGAGAACATCGACATCTTCGACTTCGAGCTGGACGCCCACGACATCGCCGGGTTCGCCACCCTGGAGGCCGGCGACCGCCTCGGCCCGCACCCGGACGCCTGA
- a CDS encoding alpha/beta fold hydrolase translates to MRVNRAGTTLVAERRDGAGAPLVILPGVMADAASWRPVVDHLALPNPVVVLNRRGRVPSGPLGHGYSVRTEIDDLHAVLDALGEPAELFGWSYGGLIALEAAVERDDLLSVIAYEPVSSPFGTDALEPLRAAEGDLDRAVEIVNRVVSGFSAEYVAELRQSPAWPVLRPLAHPLAGELTALNAHEPAFDRYRDIAAPVTLLLGEMNEGTAPYGTAFAKFERALPRARRVVLPGQGHLAHVQGPDVLAEHLTAAVAPSN, encoded by the coding sequence ATGCGAGTCAACCGTGCGGGCACGACGCTGGTCGCCGAACGAAGGGACGGTGCGGGTGCGCCGCTGGTCATCCTGCCCGGGGTGATGGCTGACGCCGCGTCCTGGCGGCCGGTGGTCGATCACCTGGCGCTGCCCAACCCGGTCGTCGTGCTCAACCGGCGGGGCCGGGTCCCCAGCGGCCCGCTCGGGCACGGGTACTCGGTGCGCACCGAGATCGACGACCTGCACGCCGTCCTCGACGCGCTCGGCGAGCCGGCGGAGCTGTTCGGCTGGAGTTACGGAGGGCTGATCGCGCTGGAAGCCGCGGTCGAACGCGACGACCTGCTGTCGGTGATCGCCTACGAGCCGGTGTCGAGCCCGTTCGGGACGGACGCGCTCGAACCGCTGCGGGCGGCCGAGGGTGACCTCGACCGCGCGGTGGAGATCGTGAACCGCGTCGTGTCGGGGTTCTCGGCGGAGTACGTGGCGGAGCTGCGGCAGAGCCCGGCCTGGCCGGTGCTGCGGCCGCTGGCGCACCCGCTCGCCGGGGAACTGACCGCCCTCAACGCCCACGAACCGGCGTTCGACCGCTACCGCGACATCGCCGCACCGGTCACGCTGCTGCTGGGCGAGATGAACGAGGGCACGGCGCCGTACGGCACGGCGTTCGCGAAGTTCGAGCGGGCGCTGCCCCGGGCCCGCCGGGTCGTGCTGCCCGGGCAGGGCCACCTCGCCCACGTCCAGGGTCCGGACGTGCTGGCCGAGCACCTGACCGCGGCCGTGGCCCCGTCGAACTGA
- a CDS encoding nitrilase family protein: MSTSVITAAAIQCDPQVGLENKDKNLTRTLELITEAADRGADLVVLPELVNTGYSFATREEAYAHAEDLTGPTVQAWTDLARSRGIHLVGGLTEVDGVRLFDTAVLIGPDGFIGKYRKTHLWHREKLVFTPGDLGFPVFDTRIGRIGMLICWDIWFPEVARLLAVQGADVICSTNNWVWTPPPLFDEAGRCMAAYLTMTASHVNHVPIVAADRVGEERGAKFLGCSLITGTNGWPASEVAKPEGEAIVQAELDLMATRSAAIWNDLNDLPRDRRTDLYDPRLGYRGGEEYPR, translated from the coding sequence ATGTCGACCAGTGTCATCACCGCCGCCGCGATCCAGTGCGATCCCCAGGTCGGGCTGGAGAACAAGGACAAGAACCTCACCCGGACCCTGGAGCTGATCACCGAGGCCGCCGACCGCGGCGCCGACCTCGTCGTGCTGCCCGAACTGGTCAACACCGGCTACTCGTTCGCCACCCGGGAAGAGGCCTACGCCCACGCGGAGGACCTGACCGGGCCGACCGTGCAGGCGTGGACGGACCTGGCGCGTTCCCGCGGCATCCACCTCGTCGGCGGCCTGACCGAAGTGGACGGTGTGCGGCTGTTCGACACGGCCGTCCTCATCGGACCGGACGGGTTCATCGGGAAGTACCGCAAGACCCACCTGTGGCACCGGGAGAAGCTCGTCTTCACACCCGGCGACCTCGGGTTCCCGGTGTTCGACACGCGCATCGGGCGGATCGGGATGCTGATCTGCTGGGACATCTGGTTCCCGGAGGTCGCCCGCCTGCTCGCGGTGCAGGGCGCCGACGTCATCTGCAGCACCAACAACTGGGTGTGGACGCCGCCGCCGCTGTTCGACGAGGCCGGCAGGTGCATGGCGGCCTACCTGACCATGACGGCGTCGCACGTCAACCACGTGCCGATCGTGGCCGCGGACCGCGTCGGTGAGGAACGCGGCGCGAAGTTCCTCGGCTGCTCGCTGATCACCGGCACCAACGGCTGGCCGGCGAGCGAGGTCGCCAAGCCCGAGGGCGAGGCGATCGTGCAGGCCGAACTCGACCTGATGGCCACCCGGTCGGCCGCGATCTGGAACGACCTGAACGACCTGCCCCGCGACCGGCGCACGGACCTCTACGACCCGCGGCTGGGCTACCGCGGCGGCGAGGAGTACCCGCGATGA
- a CDS encoding amidase: MSSSLGTRLAPPPGAGFFAHRSVAELAADLRSGRVTARELTETALAEAARWQTVINAFTTLDDGARRAADEADRELATGRDRGPLHGIPIAIKDLIDVRGLPTTAGSRHFAGHVAERDADCVRRLRAAGAVVLGKTATHEIALGPTGDRAAAGPTRNPYEPGRMSGGSSSGSAAAVAAGVVPLALGTDTGGSIRIPAALCGVVGLKPTHGAVSPDGVLPLAPSLDTVGPLARTAADCRLLWTVLSGTTPSLESGRLVEVAPEEIPHAGELRAAYAVIQGSEAFAVHAERFRDAPELFGDEVRDRLRAGSEVRGWEYVRARDLRDRVRDDVRKLFQDNAFLILPTVPMTAPPVDARTCDLGDVRTALLSLTSPWSVLGLPALSIPAGLAGDLPTGLQLVGPPGSEHRLLTLAETL, translated from the coding sequence GTGTCGTCTTCCCTGGGGACGAGGCTCGCTCCCCCACCCGGCGCCGGGTTCTTCGCCCACCGGTCCGTCGCCGAGCTGGCCGCGGACCTGCGCTCCGGGCGGGTCACCGCCCGGGAGCTGACCGAGACCGCCTTGGCCGAGGCGGCGCGGTGGCAAACCGTGATCAACGCCTTCACGACGCTGGACGACGGGGCGCGCCGCGCCGCGGACGAGGCCGACCGCGAACTCGCCACCGGGCGCGACCGCGGACCGCTGCACGGCATCCCGATCGCGATCAAGGACCTGATCGACGTGCGCGGCCTGCCCACGACGGCCGGGTCCCGCCACTTCGCCGGGCACGTGGCGGAGCGGGACGCGGATTGCGTGCGACGGCTGCGCGCCGCCGGAGCCGTCGTCCTCGGCAAGACGGCGACGCACGAGATCGCCCTCGGCCCGACGGGCGACCGCGCGGCCGCCGGCCCGACCCGCAACCCGTACGAGCCCGGCCGGATGAGCGGCGGCTCGAGCAGCGGATCGGCCGCGGCGGTCGCGGCCGGTGTCGTCCCGCTCGCGCTGGGCACCGACACCGGCGGGTCGATCCGGATCCCGGCCGCGCTGTGCGGGGTCGTGGGCCTCAAACCGACCCACGGCGCGGTGTCCCCGGACGGCGTCCTCCCGCTGGCGCCCTCCCTCGACACCGTCGGTCCGCTGGCCCGCACCGCCGCGGATTGCCGGCTCCTGTGGACCGTCCTGAGCGGCACGACGCCGTCCCTCGAGTCCGGGCGCCTGGTGGAGGTCGCGCCGGAGGAGATACCCCATGCCGGCGAGCTGCGCGCGGCGTACGCGGTCATCCAGGGCAGCGAGGCTTTCGCCGTGCACGCGGAGCGCTTCCGGGACGCACCCGAACTCTTCGGCGACGAGGTGCGGGACCGGCTCCGAGCCGGCAGCGAGGTCCGCGGCTGGGAGTACGTCCGAGCCCGCGACCTCCGCGACCGGGTGCGAGACGATGTCCGGAAGCTGTTCCAGGACAACGCGTTCCTGATCCTGCCGACGGTCCCGATGACCGCGCCACCGGTGGACGCCCGCACCTGCGACCTCGGCGACGTGCGGACCGCGCTGCTGTCCCTGACCAGCCCGTGGAGCGTCCTCGGACTGCCCGCCCTGTCGATCCCCGCCGGCCTCGCCGGTGACCTGCCCACCGGGCTGCAGCTCGTCGGCCCGCCCGGCTCCGAGCACCGCCTGCTGACCCTCGCCGAAACCCTCTGA
- a CDS encoding LacI family DNA-binding transcriptional regulator: protein MGREDRKRPATLRTIAQSAGVDVSTVSRVLNGSPEDAARAASRETADAIREWAARLDYRPNPHAKSLRTQRSNLVGVLVPRLSDVVLATIYEGIEDAAARHGFATFVMNSHDRPDEQRARTELALSRRVDGLVFGDAHHDGGFVDEIAQRRIPFVLVSRHAGGHPSVTCDDYRGGRLVAAHFLERGHRRTAVIAGEPFASTGIDRTAGFVDRYREEGLDVATVHSRFDTAGGHQAAEQLLTEVEPTAIFAVNDFAAIGALGAVRDARLRPGADVAVAGFNDTPLAAELPVPLTSVRSPMHEMGRRALELLMTVLDGGTPESQRLEPELIVRASTARP, encoded by the coding sequence GTGGGCCGAGAGGACCGGAAGCGGCCGGCCACGCTGCGGACCATCGCGCAGAGCGCCGGGGTCGACGTGTCGACGGTGTCGCGGGTGCTGAACGGGTCGCCGGAGGACGCGGCCCGCGCCGCCTCGCGCGAGACCGCCGACGCGATCCGCGAGTGGGCCGCCCGGCTGGACTACCGGCCCAACCCGCACGCGAAGAGCCTGCGCACCCAGCGCAGCAACCTCGTCGGCGTCCTGGTGCCCCGGCTGTCCGACGTCGTCCTCGCGACCATCTACGAGGGCATCGAGGACGCGGCGGCGCGGCACGGGTTCGCGACGTTCGTGATGAACAGCCACGACCGGCCCGACGAGCAGCGCGCGCGGACCGAGCTGGCCCTCTCGCGGCGCGTGGACGGTCTCGTGTTCGGCGACGCGCACCACGACGGCGGCTTCGTCGACGAGATCGCGCAGCGGCGCATCCCGTTCGTGCTGGTCAGCCGCCACGCGGGCGGGCACCCCTCGGTCACCTGCGACGACTATCGCGGCGGGCGGCTGGTGGCCGCGCACTTCCTGGAGCGCGGGCACCGGCGGACCGCGGTGATCGCCGGTGAGCCGTTCGCGAGCACCGGGATCGACCGCACGGCCGGGTTCGTGGACCGCTACCGCGAGGAGGGCCTCGACGTCGCGACCGTCCACTCCCGGTTCGACACCGCGGGCGGCCACCAGGCGGCCGAGCAGTTGCTGACGGAGGTGGAGCCCACGGCGATCTTCGCCGTCAACGACTTCGCCGCGATCGGGGCCCTCGGCGCCGTGCGGGACGCGCGCCTGCGCCCCGGGGCGGACGTCGCCGTGGCCGGGTTCAACGACACCCCGCTCGCGGCCGAACTGCCGGTGCCGTTGACCAGCGTCCGCTCACCGATGCACGAGATGGGCCGTCGCGCGCTCGAACTGCTCATGACCGTCCTCGACGGAGGGACACCGGAGTCGCAACGCCTCGAGCCGGAACTGATCGTGCGCGCCTCCACGGCCAGGCCATGA